A part of Lampris incognitus isolate fLamInc1 chromosome 21, fLamInc1.hap2, whole genome shotgun sequence genomic DNA contains:
- the LOC130131712 gene encoding claudin-34-like yields the protein MSRHIHTSHTQLVALWLACVGWTLTTATMGLIQWRVWYVADKSVISSGVAWVGIWRACFNSHTLVTPELRVMFCRGMGIAQDFTPPEVAVAQVLLPLSILVGFGGIAGGVYALRNVYFGLETSTPIRLVFRMAGSLCLLATVMSLTPLLWNLSSVATNQTIHFPPDFHLPPAPVSQQVGAAISVGIIAAILMTTAGIMLLSYRLPARTDRARWKERRSVDGSASATMEVSIRGKDNLAFEFQEHL from the coding sequence ATGAGCCGCCACATTCACACCTCACATACCCAGCTGGTGGCGCTCTGGCTGGCCTGCGTGGGCTGGACGCTCACCACCGCCACCATGGGCCTCATCCAGTGGCGGGTTTGGTACGTAGCCGATAAGAGTGTCATCAGCTCGGGCGTGGCGTGGGTCGGCATCTGGAGGGCCTGCTTCAACAGCCACACCCTGGTGACCCCGGAACTCAGGGTCATGTTCTGCCGGGGCATGGGAATAGCGCAGGACTTCACACCGCCAGAGGTTGCGGTGGCTCAGGTTCTCCTGCCGCTGTCTATTCTGGTGGGTTTTGGCGGGATCGCCGGCGGTGTGTACGCCCTAAGGAATGTGTACTTTGGGTTGGAGACGAGCACACCCATCCGCCTGGTGTTTCGCATGGCTGGCAGCCTTTGCCTACTGGCCACCGTGATGTCCCTCACGCCCCTTCTGTGGAACCTGAGCTCTGTGGCAACCAATCAGACCATCCACTTCCCACCCGACTTCCACCTGCCGCCAGCACCCGTCTCACAGCAGGTGGGCGCGGCCATCAGCGTGGGGATCATAGCCGCCATCCTGATGACCACCGCGGGAATAATGCTGTTGTCCTACCGGCTTCCTGCCAGAACAGACCGAGCCCGCTGGAAGGAGCGAAGGAGCGTGGACGGGTCGGCATCTGCGACAATGGAAGTGAGCATCCGGGGCAAAGACAACCTGGCGTTTGAATTTCAGGAACATCTCTGA